From Paenibacillus sp. V4I7, one genomic window encodes:
- a CDS encoding sugar ABC transporter substrate-binding protein: MRKYVSIVLTGCLTVSLLAACSSQGNKPSESPKGNDQASAPSTSSSPVTLKFASWSINEAATKDALQQMADTYMSLHKNVKIEFIGIPFGNIKDQTFVMASSGDAPDIIQTFTASFPTYAASDIVEPLDDLLGKDYVNDLLPSYKDDYTYNGKLMGIPWAASPYVLYWNKELFKKAGLEQKPPKTMDEMLDIARKISKLKTDSGENIYGLGEPTDKLPINGMIFLKTLYSFGGSILDTNGKVNVNTPETISAFKYYQTLISENLSPQAAKLKDLRNLFAIGRLGMYADGYYGKAVFRSLSGKGEAFDSTWEAALMPAGKSGKSVSIGEAHGLVITKDSKNKQEAANFIKFLTDKDMMLLYHQKSDVVSARKSVSSLPEFNSSPFDKALNQQMGAINALPKNNQGLEQSYLDMADSILKVTIAKESPEKIASDLDAKLKQALK; the protein is encoded by the coding sequence ATGAGAAAATATGTAAGCATTGTATTAACGGGCTGCTTAACAGTTTCATTATTAGCTGCTTGCTCGTCACAGGGAAATAAACCGAGTGAATCGCCAAAAGGGAATGATCAAGCATCTGCACCCAGCACTTCCAGTTCACCCGTTACATTAAAGTTCGCAAGCTGGAGTATTAATGAAGCAGCAACCAAGGATGCGCTGCAGCAAATGGCTGACACTTACATGAGTTTGCATAAGAATGTCAAAATCGAATTTATTGGTATTCCGTTCGGAAACATTAAAGATCAAACCTTTGTGATGGCATCAAGCGGCGATGCTCCTGATATCATCCAAACATTCACCGCTTCATTCCCAACCTATGCCGCCTCCGACATCGTGGAACCGCTTGACGATTTGCTTGGAAAAGATTACGTAAATGATCTACTTCCTTCCTATAAAGATGATTATACTTATAATGGCAAGCTGATGGGGATTCCGTGGGCAGCTTCGCCTTACGTTCTGTATTGGAATAAGGAACTGTTTAAAAAGGCGGGATTGGAGCAAAAACCGCCGAAAACCATGGATGAAATGCTGGATATCGCCCGTAAAATTTCCAAGCTAAAAACCGACAGCGGAGAAAATATATATGGGCTGGGCGAACCGACGGATAAGCTGCCCATCAACGGTATGATCTTCTTAAAGACGCTTTACAGCTTTGGCGGCTCTATCTTAGATACGAACGGTAAGGTGAACGTAAATACACCGGAAACAATCTCTGCCTTTAAGTACTATCAGACATTGATAAGCGAGAACTTGTCGCCACAAGCGGCGAAACTGAAAGACCTGCGCAATCTGTTCGCGATCGGACGTCTCGGCATGTATGCGGACGGATATTACGGTAAAGCCGTGTTCCGTTCGTTAAGCGGTAAAGGAGAAGCGTTCGATAGCACTTGGGAAGCAGCTCTGATGCCTGCTGGCAAATCGGGCAAAAGCGTCTCCATAGGCGAAGCCCATGGACTCGTCATCACCAAAGATTCCAAAAATAAGCAAGAAGCAGCCAATTTCATCAAGTTCTTAACCGACAAAGACATGATGCTGCTTTATCATCAAAAGAGTGATGTCGTTTCCGCCAGAAAATCGGTAAGTTCACTGCCCGAATTCAACAGTAGTCCTTTCGATAAAGCGTTAAACCAACAAATGGGTGCTATTAACGCATTGCCCAAAAATAATCAGGGCCTAGAGCAATCGTATCTGGATATGGCGGATTCCATTCTAAAAGTTACTATTGCTAAAGAATCGCCGGAAAAAATAGCGTCTGATTTGGATGCCAAGCTTAAACAAGCGCTGAAATGA
- a CDS encoding carbohydrate ABC transporter permease, which translates to MKSIADTSVKLEKPFRNAWLSSRAKDRWFLFFLLAPPMVLLLLTLGIPIVKSIYMSFFDVTLVRMNDYRWNNFANYLHLWTENDFIQALRTTLIYVVGIVILQFVLGILLASMLNHVVRMRKLLRTAILIPWTIPTIVVALLWMWLFQPQYGVLNYILVNWGIIDKPYEWLSSLHLALPAVMVAALWRQLPFMSTMLLAGMQGISAEIYEASKIDGAGSRQTFWYITLPQLKNTIKTVTLISMIENFKMFPLFWIMTGGGPLNATTTLAILSYKTAFIKLNLGEGAAIGVLWLLLLLFISWGYNKLFSIGEDNQARGH; encoded by the coding sequence TTGAAAAGCATAGCAGATACAAGTGTGAAACTCGAGAAACCTTTCAGAAATGCGTGGTTATCGAGTCGCGCCAAAGACAGATGGTTTCTTTTCTTTTTGTTAGCGCCACCTATGGTGCTGCTACTGCTGACCCTCGGCATTCCCATCGTCAAATCGATTTATATGAGTTTCTTTGATGTCACACTGGTGCGAATGAATGACTACAGGTGGAATAACTTCGCCAACTACTTACATTTGTGGACCGAAAATGACTTTATTCAAGCACTGCGAACAACTCTGATATATGTCGTAGGTATCGTGATTCTTCAATTTGTACTAGGTATCCTTCTAGCGTCGATGCTCAATCATGTGGTTCGAATGCGTAAATTGCTGCGTACTGCCATCCTGATTCCATGGACGATTCCGACAATTGTAGTCGCATTATTATGGATGTGGCTGTTTCAGCCTCAATACGGTGTTTTGAACTATATCCTTGTAAATTGGGGGATTATCGATAAACCTTACGAATGGCTGAGCAGTCTCCATCTTGCATTGCCGGCTGTTATGGTGGCTGCCCTTTGGCGGCAGCTGCCCTTCATGAGTACCATGCTGCTTGCCGGTATGCAGGGAATCTCCGCGGAAATTTATGAAGCATCCAAAATTGATGGAGCGGGCAGCCGACAAACGTTCTGGTACATTACGCTTCCGCAGTTGAAGAATACGATCAAAACGGTCACTTTGATCTCCATGATCGAGAATTTCAAAATGTTTCCGTTATTCTGGATTATGACTGGCGGAGGACCGCTGAACGCAACCACAACGTTAGCGATTCTAAGCTACAAAACTGCGTTTATCAAATTAAACTTGGGCGAAGGCGCAGCTATTGGCGTGTTATGGCTTCTATTGTTACTTTTCATATCGTGGGGCTATAATAAGCTATTTTCGATTGGTGAAGACAATCAGGCAAGGGGGCACTAA
- a CDS encoding carbohydrate ABC transporter permease has protein sequence MNNTWKERLLRLVATPALLTVYLAFFLFPLYWMAITSIKRNSELFVLPPKWIVIQPVFEHYVKLLSESAFLIYYKNSLIVSLSTTLLTLLLAIMAGYAFSRFRFPFKGFAMLTIMSTQMLPVVSLLIALYAMYKSYGLLNTHLGLVIALTTSALPFSIMMLKVFFDHIPISLEEAAKMDGVSRTGILFRIVIPLSKPGIFAVGIYSFIMSWDDLLYSLTLITKDALRTLNPGISIRYMGEVAYDWANIMTVCVASTIPIMLLFLFFQKYMVSGMTAGAVKE, from the coding sequence ATGAATAACACCTGGAAAGAACGATTGCTGCGCTTAGTCGCGACCCCTGCTCTGCTGACCGTTTATCTCGCATTTTTTCTATTCCCCCTTTATTGGATGGCAATCACGTCAATAAAACGCAATTCCGAGCTTTTCGTGCTGCCACCCAAATGGATCGTCATTCAACCTGTCTTTGAACATTACGTCAAACTGTTAAGTGAATCGGCATTTCTCATCTATTACAAAAATAGTCTGATCGTCAGCCTGTCGACAACGTTATTAACGCTGCTTCTTGCCATCATGGCAGGGTATGCCTTCTCTCGGTTCCGGTTTCCTTTCAAAGGCTTCGCCATGCTAACGATCATGTCGACGCAAATGCTGCCCGTCGTTTCCTTGCTCATCGCGCTGTATGCGATGTACAAATCATATGGGCTCCTTAACACCCATTTAGGGCTTGTTATTGCCCTAACGACGTCTGCGCTGCCATTCTCCATCATGATGTTGAAAGTATTTTTCGATCATATTCCCATCTCTTTGGAGGAAGCTGCTAAAATGGACGGCGTAAGCCGTACGGGGATCTTGTTTCGAATCGTGATACCTTTATCCAAACCCGGTATCTTTGCAGTGGGCATCTATTCGTTCATCATGTCTTGGGACGATTTGCTGTATTCTCTCACGCTCATCACCAAGGATGCTCTGCGAACACTAAATCCTGGTATTTCCATTCGCTATATGGGCGAAGTCGCCTACGATTGGGCCAACATTATGACGGTTTGCGTCGCTTCCACCATTCCCATTATGCTGCTATTCTTATTTTTCCAAAAATATATGGTCTCCGGCATGACCGCAGGTGCGGTTAAGGAATAA
- a CDS encoding chitobiase/beta-hexosaminidase C-terminal domain-containing protein, producing MSIGVALTSTLVPSGVQVQASGTVPLQNYFTVDSGGDQGKKMPLYDGTIEKYNGFYYVAGTGTTGNLYKSKDMVHWEGPTRFISTDPATLPPFAPNDITFPRYGASDFLFHNGVMFYGFNSSNLIHGNPATMSTDHPDFRHSFWDKQYDRGIDLQFFIAPNGDQLYLRKLNPGESDPNVGGAALGRPGVWLWNVKSFFNELGNPDRGLGKELLFTSPGYWSNLNHFNFEGPELYYRNGQYYLLYASNQMDPRSGLYDTGIAQSDDYNTFNNSKNLPNKLLGRNIERLLLKYTPILPTAEFGSQTYTFTYDKPGDGWQNIDFDTASWKTGNGGFGYPIYTVAPARVPSIYTTWGSSDTPENLWTRRTFTLTSVPDTVVLRHRLEGYGKLYINGQEVVSQQGIQPGYAMVEVPKGILKTGTNVIAATMSRTGPQVLADYHLDFGLYDTKGEPVEADIVGPSQPNIIEGPNGFETWITYKAFWDGVNGQGKDRVYFWGDEMVVDGPTSSTSSGVHFDASAPSFEDRFNNESSLKNYMHVPADTRIHEGVLSINSRQGQKQMLLKEGALSNYYLESNIRFDDSKGLAGVTVWYRNDANQIQLQIDRERRKYVITTILNAQASTQEAELPYTYQFLHEDPRAADFGEQFHTLKVYKNGSKLFAELDHYKLNNDLPVMENALLNKPGKVGLVCQNSVCSIDNVSLTSGWSESGNQINNWISPWTLTGQGLTSSAAGPSLNVKGDALSEYEFSANVSTDTLPATGKAGIIVEYIDENNYVAAFTNFETRQFELYKVVNGQSELIQSASTARDTIYGHNNYDPANYNLNCGGTATPACDIGQREYMYKLRAPAEVSRANILWTAGEFKYLKTTFLLPNVTSSNFGFDSWNKDTGAWSPAGFTYDGNGKKGIYQTAKFNSNLTTDQIRLKVPAKINRPFAFSVHEEISAQNFYRTVRKDGQLYVWVNNQLIFKQADPFAGSPAKAGLYSNDLAARFNSITTFEMNPPRLEVFAPKADLANGELVSGTSVTLSTYTEGARIYYSMDGSAPSPSSQKYKGPISITKPVTLRAIAVKGGMNESEELVQNYSVLVPSAP from the coding sequence ATGTCAATTGGAGTCGCTTTGACTTCCACATTAGTCCCTAGCGGGGTACAGGTGCAAGCTTCAGGCACCGTTCCTTTGCAAAATTATTTTACTGTCGATTCGGGAGGCGATCAGGGAAAAAAAATGCCTTTGTATGACGGGACCATTGAGAAATATAATGGTTTCTATTATGTGGCGGGAACGGGAACAACCGGCAACCTGTACAAATCAAAAGATATGGTTCATTGGGAAGGCCCCACTCGCTTTATATCAACCGACCCGGCTACTTTGCCTCCCTTTGCTCCGAACGATATCACATTCCCGAGATACGGCGCATCGGATTTCCTCTTTCATAACGGCGTTATGTTTTACGGTTTCAACAGCTCTAATCTGATTCATGGAAACCCTGCGACGATGTCCACAGACCATCCTGATTTCAGGCACAGCTTCTGGGATAAGCAGTATGACCGAGGGATTGATCTCCAATTTTTTATCGCCCCCAACGGAGATCAGCTTTATTTGCGCAAATTGAATCCAGGGGAGTCTGATCCTAATGTAGGCGGAGCCGCCTTAGGCCGTCCGGGCGTTTGGCTGTGGAACGTCAAATCATTTTTCAATGAGCTTGGTAATCCGGACCGAGGACTTGGGAAAGAGTTGCTCTTCACTTCGCCCGGATATTGGAGCAATCTGAACCATTTTAACTTTGAAGGGCCTGAGCTTTACTATCGGAACGGCCAATATTACTTGTTATATGCTTCCAACCAAATGGATCCCCGGTCGGGACTGTATGATACAGGCATTGCTCAATCCGATGATTACAACACCTTCAACAACAGCAAAAATCTACCTAATAAGCTTCTAGGTCGTAATATAGAGAGACTGCTGCTGAAGTATACTCCGATCTTGCCAACTGCGGAATTCGGCAGTCAGACGTACACCTTTACCTACGATAAGCCAGGTGACGGCTGGCAAAACATCGATTTTGATACTGCAAGCTGGAAAACCGGTAACGGCGGATTCGGTTATCCGATCTATACAGTAGCACCGGCCAGAGTACCGAGTATTTATACAACATGGGGTTCTTCAGATACACCTGAAAATCTGTGGACTCGAAGAACATTTACGTTAACCTCTGTCCCGGATACCGTGGTGCTCCGTCATCGATTGGAGGGTTATGGCAAGCTGTATATTAATGGTCAAGAGGTGGTTAGCCAACAAGGAATCCAGCCCGGTTATGCCATGGTCGAAGTGCCTAAGGGCATTCTCAAAACCGGAACGAATGTCATTGCCGCCACGATGAGCCGAACCGGTCCTCAGGTTTTAGCTGACTATCACCTCGATTTCGGTCTTTATGATACAAAAGGCGAGCCGGTAGAAGCGGATATTGTCGGACCTTCGCAGCCTAACATCATTGAAGGACCTAACGGCTTTGAGACATGGATCACTTACAAAGCATTTTGGGATGGCGTGAACGGCCAAGGCAAAGACCGGGTCTACTTCTGGGGTGACGAAATGGTCGTTGACGGGCCGACATCATCCACCTCATCAGGCGTACACTTTGATGCCTCCGCCCCGTCCTTTGAAGATCGGTTCAACAATGAATCCAGCTTGAAAAACTATATGCATGTACCTGCTGATACTCGCATCCATGAAGGCGTTCTATCGATAAACAGCCGGCAAGGTCAGAAGCAAATGCTCCTGAAAGAGGGGGCGTTATCCAATTATTATTTGGAATCCAATATTCGATTTGATGACTCTAAAGGGCTTGCAGGAGTAACGGTATGGTACCGGAACGATGCTAACCAAATCCAATTGCAAATTGATCGTGAGAGAAGAAAATATGTAATAACTACGATTCTAAACGCTCAAGCCTCGACTCAGGAAGCGGAACTCCCTTATACGTACCAATTCCTTCATGAAGACCCGCGCGCAGCCGATTTCGGCGAGCAATTTCATACGCTTAAGGTATATAAGAATGGCTCCAAGCTGTTCGCGGAACTGGATCATTATAAACTGAATAACGATCTGCCTGTCATGGAAAATGCTTTGTTGAACAAACCCGGCAAGGTGGGGCTTGTGTGCCAAAACTCCGTGTGCAGCATAGATAACGTCTCCTTGACATCCGGCTGGAGCGAGTCAGGAAACCAGATCAACAATTGGATCAGCCCATGGACTTTGACCGGACAAGGCCTAACCTCATCTGCTGCCGGTCCGTCTCTGAATGTAAAAGGTGATGCTTTAAGCGAGTATGAGTTTTCAGCTAACGTTAGCACGGATACACTCCCTGCAACAGGCAAAGCCGGCATTATCGTTGAATATATAGATGAAAATAATTACGTAGCAGCATTCACTAATTTTGAAACCCGGCAATTCGAGTTATACAAAGTCGTGAATGGTCAAAGCGAGCTTATTCAAAGCGCTTCAACCGCTCGCGATACGATTTATGGACATAACAATTACGATCCGGCTAATTACAATCTAAACTGCGGTGGAACCGCTACGCCGGCATGCGATATTGGGCAGCGGGAATATATGTATAAGCTGCGGGCGCCAGCTGAAGTGTCCCGCGCGAACATTCTTTGGACCGCTGGAGAGTTCAAATATTTAAAAACCACGTTCTTACTGCCGAATGTGACTTCATCTAATTTTGGATTCGATTCATGGAATAAAGACACGGGGGCCTGGTCTCCTGCTGGATTTACATACGATGGCAACGGTAAGAAGGGCATCTACCAGACCGCCAAATTCAATTCGAACCTGACGACAGATCAAATCCGCCTCAAGGTTCCGGCAAAAATCAATCGCCCGTTTGCGTTCTCCGTTCATGAGGAAATAAGCGCCCAAAACTTTTACCGCACGGTTCGCAAAGATGGGCAGCTTTACGTATGGGTTAACAATCAACTCATCTTTAAGCAAGCCGATCCGTTTGCCGGCTCACCGGCAAAGGCAGGGTTGTATTCGAACGATTTGGCCGCCAGATTCAATTCTATCACTACATTCGAAATGAACCCCCCCCGGTTGGAAGTCTTCGCCCCCAAAGCGGATCTAGCCAACGGAGAGCTCGTTTCAGGTACGAGCGTAACCTTGTCCACCTACACGGAGGGAGCCCGTATTTATTATTCTATGGATGGAAGCGCGCCAAGCCCAAGCAGTCAGAAATATAAAGGGCCAATATCCATTACAAAGCCTGTAACGCTGAGAGCCATCGCTGTGAAGGGCGGAATGAATGAGAGTGAAGAATTAGTTCAGAATTATTCGGTACTTGTACCATCCGCTCCCTAA
- a CDS encoding family 43 glycosylhydrolase, producing the protein MNSDFIIQPPHPETEWSACTGYSESAVMIERILDVSFKDASICTGPDQTYYMTGTTDGTCLQVWISTDLKSWTGPAVVWNLEQEGTWQKESKDLSRICAPEIHYVNGTFWITYGLNQGGTGLLKSLSASVNGPYQDMGKITSDGKDASLFEDEDGVVYWVYSNGRIARMNEDMTGLAEIPRMVEVQPWKVAGREDHPSYTRNLQVGTYGAFLYKRDGYYFMFCADALERMGSDAVDTFVAVSQSIYGPYSRRYLALPHGGQVSLFIGPDNQLYASFTGCGSYSPVEHFPSVVPMSFVSPEFIRPIEEAVLEKGLVGSLKPVADFLIRDPHISKGPDGTYYLTGTSDMPHRNFWDRNNQLHLWSSKDLKEWNRVAKVWDLAENGTWENNIYENPCLWAPEMIYLYGTFWITYSLQGGGTGLIKSVSGHAEGPYIDMGRMTNTDIDSSLFQDDDGQVYFVWQDGKIARMKKNMTGFAEDPRKLLSSDGQRVGYEGAFIVKYKGKYILGAAEWNGDKRVDGTYDLMYAVADDLYGPYTPRQLAVPHGGHGTMFIDHDGRLLSTFFGNDRTAPFRTRVGIVLLQAEEDGQGLCIEPCCEI; encoded by the coding sequence ATGAACAGCGATTTTATCATCCAGCCGCCTCATCCTGAAACGGAATGGTCCGCCTGTACAGGCTATTCTGAATCTGCAGTAATGATAGAACGAATTTTGGATGTGTCATTCAAAGATGCCAGTATTTGCACAGGCCCGGATCAGACGTACTATATGACCGGAACGACAGATGGCACATGCTTGCAGGTATGGATATCTACGGACTTAAAGTCATGGACGGGACCTGCCGTAGTATGGAATTTGGAGCAAGAGGGAACGTGGCAAAAGGAGAGCAAGGACCTCTCTCGTATTTGTGCTCCTGAAATCCACTATGTGAATGGAACGTTCTGGATCACCTATGGATTGAATCAAGGCGGCACCGGCCTGCTCAAAAGCTTGTCTGCCTCCGTCAATGGCCCTTACCAGGATATGGGGAAGATAACTTCTGACGGGAAGGATGCCTCTTTATTTGAGGATGAAGACGGGGTTGTGTATTGGGTTTACAGCAATGGCAGGATTGCCCGAATGAATGAGGACATGACAGGACTTGCGGAAATTCCCCGGATGGTAGAAGTGCAGCCTTGGAAGGTCGCGGGGCGAGAGGATCATCCATCGTACACCCGGAATTTACAGGTAGGAACGTACGGGGCTTTTTTATACAAGCGGGATGGGTACTACTTTATGTTTTGTGCAGATGCGCTTGAGAGGATGGGCAGCGATGCTGTTGATACCTTTGTGGCAGTGAGCCAATCGATCTATGGTCCATATAGCAGGCGGTATCTGGCGCTTCCTCATGGCGGACAAGTCTCCTTATTTATAGGACCGGACAATCAATTATACGCTTCCTTCACGGGCTGCGGCAGCTATTCACCGGTTGAGCATTTTCCTTCCGTTGTACCCATGTCCTTTGTAAGCCCGGAATTCATAAGGCCGATTGAGGAAGCGGTGCTGGAGAAGGGACTTGTGGGAAGTCTTAAACCTGTCGCGGACTTTCTGATTCGGGATCCTCATATTAGCAAAGGACCGGATGGAACATATTATTTGACGGGGACTTCAGACATGCCGCATCGAAATTTCTGGGACCGGAATAACCAGCTTCACTTGTGGAGTTCTAAAGATCTGAAGGAATGGAATCGTGTGGCGAAAGTATGGGATTTAGCCGAAAATGGTACATGGGAGAACAACATCTATGAGAATCCTTGTCTCTGGGCTCCGGAGATGATCTATTTGTACGGAACCTTCTGGATCACTTATTCTCTTCAAGGCGGAGGCACCGGGTTGATTAAAAGTGTATCCGGACATGCAGAGGGACCGTATATCGATATGGGACGAATGACGAATACGGATATCGACTCCAGTCTGTTCCAGGATGATGATGGTCAAGTGTATTTTGTATGGCAGGACGGTAAAATTGCCAGGATGAAGAAGAATATGACGGGCTTTGCAGAAGACCCCCGTAAGCTGTTAAGCTCAGATGGACAGCGCGTTGGATATGAGGGTGCATTTATCGTGAAGTATAAAGGTAAGTATATTCTTGGTGCGGCGGAATGGAATGGCGATAAACGAGTGGACGGCACTTACGATTTGATGTATGCCGTTGCTGATGATTTGTACGGCCCTTATACCCCGAGACAGTTGGCGGTACCTCACGGTGGCCACGGAACGATGTTTATCGATCATGACGGCAGACTCCTGTCTACATTTTTCGGTAATGATCGAACGGCTCCATTTCGGACCCGTGTGGGAATTGTCCTCCTTCAAGCCGAAGAGGATGGACAGGGGTTGTGCATAGAGCCTTGTTGTGAAATTTAG
- a CDS encoding LamG-like jellyroll fold domain-containing protein, with protein sequence MLTSSNNHQSTFLMGYFRSGPGQSHKVEELHYAYSRNGLHWYELNDNEPVWASSLGEGILRDPFISKGPDGKWHLVFTIRPLGPSIGYATSDDLIHWKEEKALPVMKDIPDTFNSWAPEFAYDPVQEDFLIYWASSVGKDLSNSKHYCTRTKDWKTFSKTELFYDPGFQTIDASLAEHEGKYYMAIKDESHVYEPITYTHPPMNFLTVSDQLEGPYERIAGVQTPDYTEGPEFLWVDSEKKWLLYYDYWAYGKFGVMESTDMIHWSNELDEEMIRFPYRARHATMFPISEQELQLLLDKYALLVQYRTPTFSPVRVAAEGTYGFFHDAFSMRSFTMDIQPQSVSGTHVLLDEGDSTNGLSLRIRDGRLEAAVCSNGNQLFVSGEPVQLELAQWSHVAMTYDEGNLCLYINGTLVGEGNASFALVRTHDSAGGYGGRFGTDAFGDQGSKDAFDGGMRNVRIYSVPLQSEDIRLITGS encoded by the coding sequence ATGCTTACTTCAAGCAATAATCATCAAAGCACATTTCTCATGGGGTATTTTCGCTCTGGTCCCGGGCAGAGTCACAAGGTTGAAGAATTGCATTATGCCTATAGTCGCAATGGCTTGCATTGGTATGAACTTAACGATAATGAACCGGTCTGGGCCTCCAGTTTAGGGGAAGGTATTTTGAGAGATCCGTTTATTAGCAAGGGGCCAGATGGTAAATGGCATCTTGTATTTACGATTCGCCCTCTTGGGCCATCGATCGGATATGCGACCTCGGATGATTTAATCCACTGGAAAGAAGAAAAAGCGCTGCCTGTCATGAAGGATATTCCAGATACCTTCAACAGTTGGGCACCTGAGTTTGCCTATGATCCTGTTCAGGAGGATTTTCTTATTTACTGGGCTTCCAGCGTAGGCAAAGACCTTAGTAACAGCAAGCACTATTGCACGCGAACGAAAGATTGGAAAACATTCTCCAAGACGGAATTGTTCTATGACCCGGGTTTTCAAACGATTGACGCAAGTCTCGCTGAGCATGAAGGGAAATATTACATGGCCATTAAAGATGAAAGTCATGTCTATGAGCCAATAACATATACGCATCCGCCGATGAACTTTTTGACTGTATCTGATCAACTAGAAGGTCCTTATGAAAGGATTGCGGGTGTTCAAACACCGGATTACACAGAGGGGCCGGAGTTTCTTTGGGTGGACAGCGAGAAGAAATGGTTGTTGTACTATGATTATTGGGCTTATGGCAAGTTCGGCGTGATGGAATCTACAGATATGATCCACTGGTCCAATGAATTGGATGAGGAGATGATTCGGTTCCCTTACCGTGCGAGACATGCAACCATGTTTCCTATCAGTGAACAGGAGCTTCAGCTTCTGTTGGATAAGTATGCTTTGCTGGTACAGTACAGGACGCCGACTTTTTCGCCTGTCAGAGTTGCAGCGGAGGGAACGTACGGCTTTTTCCACGATGCCTTTTCCATGCGATCCTTTACGATGGACATTCAGCCGCAGTCTGTTTCCGGCACTCACGTTTTGCTGGATGAAGGTGATTCAACAAACGGTCTATCGCTTCGTATACGGGATGGACGTTTGGAAGCAGCGGTTTGCTCTAACGGTAACCAATTATTCGTTTCCGGTGAGCCAGTGCAGCTGGAACTAGCGCAATGGAGCCATGTTGCGATGACCTATGATGAAGGAAACCTGTGCCTGTATATAAACGGAACCCTTGTCGGTGAAGGCAACGCTTCGTTTGCTTTAGTAAGAACCCATGATAGCGCAGGCGGCTACGGTGGAAGATTTGGAACAGATGCCTTTGGCGACCAAGGAAGCAAAGACGCTTTTGACGGAGGAATGAGGAATGTGCGTATCTACTCTGTTCCACTGCAGAGCGAGGATATTCGTTTAATTACAGGCTCCTAA
- a CDS encoding helix-turn-helix domain-containing protein translates to MINKPGKHGPVYHLPPLGEPPLSVQFLGVNYCDTDYRNIRKISKITVFGFVLSGQGSVQVGPQAYMARQGDMFILPAGYYHEVASDLDHKEQWSYIWLNISGSWILKMLEVYHLLLHVVTSDSGLERLFKEAIESAKQKSVEEMQSELQIILMRIIVSLSETLRKKGEALTSTVQAIKQFLDNSILHPFDPTQLSSQMGISNKQINRLFKREIGTTIYNYVISKKIESAKLMLLDTHLTISDIGYKLGYVDPHYFSNLFHSKTGVRPSDFRKQFIKI, encoded by the coding sequence ATGATAAATAAACCCGGCAAGCATGGGCCCGTATATCACCTGCCTCCGTTAGGAGAGCCTCCTCTGAGCGTCCAGTTCTTAGGGGTTAATTACTGTGATACGGATTACCGCAATATTCGAAAGATTTCAAAAATTACCGTTTTCGGTTTTGTACTATCAGGGCAAGGCAGTGTTCAGGTCGGTCCCCAAGCCTATATGGCTCGTCAGGGAGACATGTTCATCCTACCTGCAGGCTATTACCATGAAGTTGCTTCAGACCTAGACCACAAGGAGCAATGGAGTTATATATGGCTAAACATTAGCGGAAGCTGGATTCTGAAGATGCTTGAAGTCTACCATCTGCTTTTACATGTCGTGACGTCCGATAGTGGATTGGAGCGCTTGTTTAAAGAGGCTATTGAAAGCGCTAAGCAAAAATCAGTAGAAGAAATGCAAAGTGAGCTTCAGATCATCCTTATGCGAATTATCGTCAGCCTCTCCGAAACTTTACGTAAAAAAGGGGAAGCGTTAACATCAACGGTTCAAGCTATAAAGCAATTTTTGGATAACAGCATCCTTCATCCTTTCGATCCTACCCAGCTCTCTTCACAGATGGGCATTTCCAATAAGCAGATAAATCGCTTGTTTAAAAGAGAAATCGGGACTACCATCTATAACTATGTCATCTCCAAAAAGATAGAATCCGCTAAACTGATGCTACTCGACACACATCTGACCATAAGTGATATTGGTTATAAGCTTGGTTATGTCGATCCCCATTATTTTTCGAACCTGTTCCATAGCAAAACCGGAGTGAGACCAAGCGACTTCCGAAAGCAATTTATTAAAATCTAA